The window GCAGAAAAGTGGCTGAGGATTTGTGGCGTTCGGATAGCAGTAAGCCCAGGTCGATCGGGGATACTTGTTAGAACAGAAAGTAAAGCGTTACTTGTTCTTCCTCCATTTGCATAAAATTTGGAAAAACTATGTCCACGTTTCGCCAATTGATTGTAATACGGAGTAATTTCTTTTCCTAACCAAATTCCATCGGAGATTGGCCATACAAATTTTCCAGTCCAGGATTCTTGGATCACAAGGACAATATTCGTTGGTTTTTTACCAGTTGTTTCGTTGAACTTCCGAACCAAAGGAAAGTTTGGGTCATCTAAAAATTCGGCCCCTTCAAATTGGATCTCTTCTTTTACAATCGACAACATTTCTGAATCACTCATCTTTAAGTGTTTGGGAATGGATTGGCTTTTGAAATCGTTGATGGTTGTATAAATTCCATTCAAGGCAATTTGGTTGATCAATGCATCATCTGAAATGATGGCTTCACTTGCCCTCAGAGGTGATTCCTGTGGGCCACCCCGAAGTCCTATAAAAAAAAACAAAATCCAAAGAATGATTTTTGGGATGGTATACCGCTTTGGTTGTGTTTCATTCACTTGGTATCCAATCTTATTTTTTCGAAACCAAAAACGTATCCCCAAAACATAAAGAAGGATCACAAAAAAAAAGCTTAAAATTTTAAATGGAGCTTCCGACCAAGCAGAAACAACCAAAACATCCAAATCTCCTAGAAATACAATCGCTTCGTAACCAATGTGTTTATTGGCATTTTCAAAATATAATAAATCTGCAAATAGATGTAACACACAAAAGGGATATATTATCAAAGGAGTGACAAGCCAAAGATTTCGATACAATTGATTCCTAGATAAGAATTCCGAAATGGAAAGTATGTAAAATCCAACTAACGCGATAGATACGGTGACTAAATCAAATCGAAATCCTATCAAAAAAGCTTTGAGAATTAACAGATGGTTTATTTCTTCTAATCGATAGGAATAAACAAAGAAGAACAAAACTCGATGGAGGAATAAAGTTAAAAATCCAAAACAGAGATATGTCAAAAAAATGCGGTCTGAAAATCTTGGTTTGAAAAACAAGTTCACCATAAAAAAAAGAATTGGTTAGTCTTTGGGATGGTCAATTCACTTACGATCTTTCAGTTGATTTATTTTCGCTATTCTCCAATTTTGAACCTACTCACATGAAGCCGATCCAAAAAATACTCATCGCCAATCGTGGTGAAATTGCTGTTCGAGTCATTCGCACTGCCAAAAAAATGGGGATCAGAACAGTCGCTGTTTATTCTGATCCCGATTCTCAAAGTTTGTTCGTTTTAAGTGCTGATGAAGCGTATCCACTCGGTGGAACCGATGCTCGTTCCTCGTATTTAAATGTAGATAAGGTGATTGAAGCCTGTTTGGCAACGGGTGCCGATGCAGTGCACCCAGGTTATGGATTTTTATCAGAAAATACTGACTTCGCAAAAAAATTAGAACAACATGGAATTTCTTTTATCGGTCCAAAACCTCATTCAATTGAGGCGATGGGTGACAAGATCGGCTCACGCATATTAGTTGCCAAAAGTGGTGTACCAGTTGTCCCAGGTTACGAAGGGGAATCCCAAGAGATGTCTGTTTTCAAAAAAGAAGCGGATAAAATTGGATACCCGGTGATGGCAAAAGCAAGTGCTGGTGGTGGTGGCAAAGGGATGCGACGTATCAATTCCTCTGACGAACTGGAAGCTGGCATTTTATCGGCAAAACGAGAAGCTATGTCAGCTTTTGGAGATGATCGAATTCTATTAGAAAAGTACATTGTGAACCCAAGGCATGTGGAATTTCAAATCTTTGGTGACACACAAGGAAACATCATCCATTTGCATGAACGCGATTGTTCCTTACAAAGACGCCACCAAAAGGTAGTGGAAGAAACACCCGCTCCCAATTTTCCATCTTCTTTGAAATCTAAGATGGCAGAAGCTGCTGTGATGGCAGGTAAAGCCGTTCAATATGAAGGAGCTGGTACCGTAGAATTTATATTAGGTGAGAATGGTGAATTTTACTTTTTGGAGATGAACACTCGATTACAAGTAGAACATCCTGTCACTGAAATGACAACGGGACTAGATTTGGTCGAATGGCAAATCCGAGTTTGCCAAGGGGAACCTCTTCCGAACTTACAAACACCCAAACAAAATGGTCATGCCATCGAAGTGCGAATTTATGCCGAAGATCCAAAAGAAGGATTTTTACCTTCCATC of the Leptospira biflexa serovar Patoc strain 'Patoc 1 (Paris)' genome contains:
- a CDS encoding LTA synthase family protein; the protein is MVNLFFKPRFSDRIFLTYLCFGFLTLFLHRVLFFFVYSYRLEEINHLLILKAFLIGFRFDLVTVSIALVGFYILSISEFLSRNQLYRNLWLVTPLIIYPFCVLHLFADLLYFENANKHIGYEAIVFLGDLDVLVVSAWSEAPFKILSFFFVILLYVLGIRFWFRKNKIGYQVNETQPKRYTIPKIILWILFFFIGLRGGPQESPLRASEAIISDDALINQIALNGIYTTINDFKSQSIPKHLKMSDSEMLSIVKEEIQFEGAEFLDDPNFPLVRKFNETTGKKPTNIVLVIQESWTGKFVWPISDGIWLGKEITPYYNQLAKRGHSFSKFYANGGRTSNALLSVLTSIPDRPGLTAIRTPQILSHFSAIGNIFSELGYETSFITGDDLKFDSLATILPHFGYKTLIGKEDFRKSGLYQIGAWGYDDEHLYSKAIEEMDAYQKKKKPFLMTILTMTTHYPYKVPDKKYEIFDSSVTDYDYLNTYHYSDAALEVFMKEIQKRDYFENTLFVFVGDHTHHRYLSYYEDRMVPFMLFAPKYIKPKLDERIASQLDVLPTILGVIGKETYFAGFGKNLLAPNVKSGSTYFAYGSACGWIDEEKILYQSVDGDTQFIFQMVPPYAEDPVCNPNRTNCTKQTQNAKAFFNLSLELMNRNTLYPLEGSLRYTRK
- a CDS encoding acetyl-CoA carboxylase biotin carboxylase subunit, with amino-acid sequence MKPIQKILIANRGEIAVRVIRTAKKMGIRTVAVYSDPDSQSLFVLSADEAYPLGGTDARSSYLNVDKVIEACLATGADAVHPGYGFLSENTDFAKKLEQHGISFIGPKPHSIEAMGDKIGSRILVAKSGVPVVPGYEGESQEMSVFKKEADKIGYPVMAKASAGGGGKGMRRINSSDELEAGILSAKREAMSAFGDDRILLEKYIVNPRHVEFQIFGDTQGNIIHLHERDCSLQRRHQKVVEETPAPNFPSSLKSKMAEAAVMAGKAVQYEGAGTVEFILGENGEFYFLEMNTRLQVEHPVTEMTTGLDLVEWQIRVCQGEPLPNLQTPKQNGHAIEVRIYAEDPKEGFLPSIGKIHHLSFPTREDLRIDSGVVTGSEITMYYDPMIAKLIVWGEDRQTAIQRLIECLSETIVFGPKTNLQFLQKLVSTDQFAKGTVSTHFIADHEDLLLKENTKEELKYAFAGLFFSSKQTLDPWSPIR